The sequence ACGCTTTTCCTGGAAATCACCTCCCCCCGTCGTCACCGGATGGAATCGGACTTCGATCTTGCGGCACTGCCGAAGATCCGTGCGTTTCTTGAAGGATTCGCCCGTCGCCAGGGCTGGGACAAGGGGACGGCGGACCGGCTTATGGCCGCGAGCGAAGAAACGCTGTTGGCGCTGATTCCGCGGGACGGTGAGCACAGCCAGCCCCGGCGGCTGCTCCTGGTCGCGCACCGGGAGGGCGAAAGCGCGGTCCTCGAACTGGTCGCGGCGACCGGCGAGGGAAACCTGCAGGACAGAATCGAGCTGCTCGGGGACGAAAGAGCCGTGGAGACGCCGGAGGAATTGGAAATATCGTTACGTCTCTTAAGACACTACGCTTCGTCGGTGCACCACCAGCAATACCACGATACCGATATCGTCACCCTTCAGGTGGACGTGCGCCCGCCCCCGCCCCCGCCACAATAACCTCGGGCTCAGTGGACTTGAACGGACTGTCTTTCGAAGACCGGCAGTGCGTGGAAGCGTAGTGGTACTGGAGCGCTCTCCGGCGGCGGTCGGACATATTCGGCGGCGTGTAGTGGTAGGTCTCGCCGTGGAAAACGAGGGCGTCCCCGGACTTCATGACACAGGCCACCGCGTCGTCCGCCGTGGGCGCCGAAGCCAGCCCGTAATCGTCCGCAACACCCCCGTGTTCTCCAATCCCCGCGCGGTGCGACCCCGGTATGACGTGCATGCATCCGTTCGCCACGTCGGCGTCGTCCAGCGCGATCCAGAATCCGAATACATCGTTGGGTTCCAGGCGGAAGTAGGCATTGTCCTGGTGCCAGACCTTCTGGCCGCCGAACCGGGGCGGTTTCATCAGCAGCATGCTCTGAAACAGGGCAACGTCCGGTCCGATCAGTTCGAGAGCCATACCCACCATTTTGGGATGGAGGGCCAGTGCGTGGAACAGCTCGCTGTGGCGGGTCATCCGGAACAGCTTCCTCACCCCCAGCTCCATGGATTCGGGTGTTACCGCACCGCGGCGAACGGCCGGCTCGATCTGCACCAGTTCCTCCGGGAC comes from Gemmatimonadota bacterium and encodes:
- a CDS encoding phytanoyl-CoA dioxygenase family protein encodes the protein MTTETLMSTAQKTAFDRDGYFIAEAFLSPDEVESIRLEITAIVDRYPDVPEELVQIEPAVRRGAVTPESMELGVRKLFRMTRHSELFHALALHPKMVGMALELIGPDVALFQSMLLMKPPRFGGQKVWHQDNAYFRLEPNDVFGFWIALDDADVANGCMHVIPGSHRAGIGEHGGVADDYGLASAPTADDAVACVMKSGDALVFHGETYHYTPPNMSDRRRRALQYHYASTHCRSSKDSPFKSTEPEVIVAGAGAGARPPEG